In the Candidatus Hydrogenedentota bacterium genome, CGCCAAGACCTACCGGTGGCAGAAGGGCGGGGTGGACATCCCCGGCGCCACCAACGCCACGTACGTGATCGGCTCCGCCACCGCGGGCGACGCGGGCGCCTACACCTGCATCGTCGGCGAGGCGGGGGTCCGTCCTCCGGCGGCCCTGGTCACGTCCAGCACCCTGCCCCTCGCGGTGAACGTCGCGACGATCAGCATCGCCCCGCAGCCCTCGGGCGGGTCGCGGTTCGTCACGCAGACGTTCAACTTCAGCCTCACGGCCACGGCGCCCGCCGGCACCCTGTCCTACCAGTGGCAGAAGTACAACACCGCGACGTCAACGTGGGTGAATGTGGCCGGCGGCTCCGGCGCCACCACCGCCTCCTACACCACGGCGGCCCTCACCCTGGCCGACGCCGGGGACTACAGCTGCCTGGTCACCTGCACGGCGAACCCCACCCCGCAGCGCAGCAACACGGCGACCCTGGTGGTCAACCCCCGCACGCCGGTGCTCACGGGCCCGAACAGCCCGACGGTCTATGTCAGCCAGACGGCCACGATCACCGTGGGCGCGACGGAGCCTCTGGGCGGCCCCATGAACTACCAGTGGCAGCGGCTCAACGGCGCGGTGTGGGAGAATGTGGTCGGCGGCTCCGGCGCCACCACCGCCTCCTACACCACCCCGGCCCTCGCCATCGGTGACAACGGCGCGCGGTACCGCTGCATTGTCACCAGCACGGCCGACGGATCCACCGCCACCAGCGCCGACGGCGTGGTGACGGTGCAGAACATTCCGGTGAGCATCACGGTCCATCCGTCCAACGCCACCCGGTACATTTCCCAGACCGCGGTGTTCTCGGTGACGGCGGCCGCGCCGCCCGTGGGCGCGAACACCTACCAGTGGCAGCGGCTCAACGGCGCGGTGTGGGAGAATGTGGTCGGCGGCTCCGGCGCCACCACCGCCTCCTACACCACCGCGGCCCTGGTCCTCGCGGACAACAATGCGCAGTTCCGGTGCGTGGTCGGCAACACCCTCGACCCGGGGGCTTCGGCCAACAGCAATGCGGCCACCCTGACCGTGCAGATTGTCCAGGCCGCCATCACCACCCAGCCCGTGGGCGGGTCGCGGTTTGTCAGCGAGTCCTTCACCTTCTCCGTGGAAGCGACGCCCCCGCCCCTCGGTTCGCCGACTTACCAGTGGTACAAGGACGGCACGCTCATCTCCGGGGCCACCAACTCCACCTACACGCGGTCCCCGCTCGTGGGGGCCGACTCGGGCAGTTACACCTGCGTGGTTGGCAACACCGTGAATCCCGGCCAGGGAACGGTCACCAGCAATGCGGCCGTTCTCACGGTGACCGAGTCCCCCATCGTGTTCTCGCAGCAGCCGGCGGGCGGACAGAAGTATGTCGGCGGCTCGCACAGCTTCACCGTGGCGGTCACCGGAAATGTCGGCACGGCCACCTACCGGTGGCAGAGTGCAACGGCTCTCGCCGGGCCTTACACGAACATCGCCGGCGCGACCAGCGCCACCTACGACATCCCGGTTCTGGCTCTGGCGAACGAGCGGTACTACCGCTGCTGGGTGGGCGACAACGCGCGGCCCTCGCAGCTGCCCGAAGTCCTCTCCAACCCCGTCCTGCTGGAGGTCCGGAACCCCGTCTCCATCTCGGTGCAGCCGGTGGGCGCCAACCTCGCCGCAGGCGCGTCGCACACCTTCAGCGTCACCGCCGCGGGCGGTTACACCCCGCTTAACTACCAGTGGTACCGCGGCGCGGTCGCCGTGGGCGGCAATTCCGCCACGCTGGCCCTCACCAACCTCACCTACGCCGACCAGGGCGTGTACACCTGCGTGGTGTCTGACAGCCTCACCAGCACGGCGACGACGGCCAACCGGACCCTGACGGTGCTGGAAATCCAGTCCCAGCCGGCCGGCGGCGACAAGGTGCCCGGACAGTCCCACACCTTCTCCATCGTGGTCACGCCGAACAGCGGCGTGCCCGGGTACACCTACCAGTGGAAGAAGGACGGGACGAACATTGCCCAGACCGGCAGTTCGTTCACCATCGGCTCGCTCGTGGCCGGCGACACGGGCACCTACACCTGCGAGGTGCGGGACGCGGCAAACGTCCTGATCGTCTCGGCAAACGCGGTGCTGAACGTCACGGCCAACCCGATCAACTTCACCACCCAGCCGGCGGGCGGCGCCATGTGGGTCACGGAATCCCACAGCTTCCAGGTGGTCTGCACGGGCGGCACCGGCGCGCTCACCTACCAGTGGGAGAAGCACGATGGCGCGGCGTTCGTGCCTGTCGGCGGCGCCACCAGCGCCACCTACACCATCGGGTCGCTGGCCGATGCGGACTCCGGCCGCTACCGCTGCCGCGTCGGCGACACCACGCGGCCCCCGGAGCCCTACGCCTACTCTGACGAGGCGGTGCTGACCGTGAGCCTGGTCGTGCCCAACATCACGGCGCAGCCCGAGGGCGGGGCCAAGTACTTCACGCAGTCGCACACCTTCAGCGTGACCGTGGCCTCCCCGCCCGTGGGCTCCCTCTCCTACCAGTGGCAGAAGGACGGGGCAAACATTGCCCAGACGGGCAGCTCGTTCACCATCCCCAGCCTCGCCGCCGGCGACGCGGGTGACTATCAGTGCCTCGTCACCTGTTCGGCGAATCCCGTGGCCACGCCGGCGACCCCGTCCAGCCTGGTCACCCTCTCGGTGTCGAACATCCCGGTCACCATCACGGACCAGCCCGACCCGGCCACCCGGTATGTGAGCGAGTTGGTCTCCATGACCGTGGTGGCGGAGAGCCCCGCGGACACCACCGGCACCATTCTCTATGTGTGGCAGAAGAACACCGGCACGTGGACGAACATCGGCGTCACCACGCCGACCCTGACGCTGAACAACCTGCAGACCACGGACGGCGGAACCTACCGCTGCCGCCTGTACAACAACGCGAACCCCGCCGGAACCTTCGTCTACACCGACCAGGTGGTCCTCACGGTGAACAACATCCCGGTCTCCATCACGGCCCATCCGGCCCCGGCGACCCGGTACATCTCGCAGACCGCAGTGTTCTCCGTGACGGCCGCCGCGCCGCCGCTGGGCGCAAACACCTACCAGTGGACCAGGGACGGGGTGGACATCCCCGGCGCCAACTCGGACAGCTACACCACCGGCGCCCTGACGCTGGCGGACAATGGCGCCCAGTTCCGGTGTCGTGTCAGCAACACCCTCGACCCGGCGTCCATTGACACCAGCAACGCGGCGCAGCTGACGGTTGAGATTGTTCCGGCTGCCGTGGTCACAGACCCTGTTGGCGCCACGAAGTACGTCAGCGAGTCCCACACCTTCTCCGTGGTGGCGGCGGTTCCGCCTGCGGGCGCGCCGACCTACCAGTGGCAGAAGAACGGGGTGGACCTTCCCGGGCAGACGGGCGCGTCCCTCGACCTGACCGACCTGCAGCTGGCCGACAGCGGGAGTTACCGCTGCGTCGTCGGCAATTCCGTGAATCCGGCTGGTCAGGGCACGGCCAGCAGCGCTGCGGCCCTGCTCACGGTGCAGCTGTCCGCGCTCACCATCTCCACGCAGCCCCTGGGCGCGCAGAAGGTCGTGGGCGGCAGCCACACCATGACGGTGGCGGCCTCCGGCGCCTTCGGCACGGTCACCTACCAGTGGCAGAAGGACGGCGCGGACCTTGTCGGCGAGAACGCCGCAGGCCTCGTTCTGTCCGACCTCCAGCTGACCGACGGCGGGTCCTACACCTGCCTGGTCGGTGACGCCTCGCGCACCGGCGGGGACCGGATCGCCTCGAACGCGGCGGTCCTCGAGGTGCGGGTGCCCGTCTCCTTCACCGCCGACCCGGTCGGCGCGAACAAGAAGGCCGGCGACAGCCACACCTTCACCGTCACGGCGGCGAACGGCTACATGCCCTACACCTACCAGTGGTACTGCGGCGCCACGGCCGTGGGCGGAAACTCCGACACGCTGGACCTCTCCAACCTGACGGCGGCCGACCAGGGCACCTACACCTGCGAGGTCACCGGCGCGGGCGGCACCTCGTCCACCAGCGCGGGCGCCCTGCTCACGGTTCTGGCCATCCAGACCCAGCCCGCCCCGCAGACGGCGGACGTGCACGCGCCTGCCGCCTTCTCCGTGGTCGTGGCCGCCGGCAGCGGTGTGCCCGGGTACACCTACCAGTGGCGGTACAAGGGCGCGGACATCGCCGGCGCGACCGGCGCGACCCTGACCCTGCCTGACTGCCAGGCGGGCGCGCCGGACGGCGTGCCGGCTCCGGTCAACCCCACGGGAACCGAGGGCGAGTACTCCTGCGTCGTCACCGACAACGCCGGTGTGGTCCTCGTGTCCGACGGCGCGGTCCTGACGGTCACCGCCGATCCCCTGACGTTCTCCACGCAGCCCGTCGGCGGCAGGGCCTATGAGGGCGGCTCCTTCACCCTCACGGCCGCGCTGCAGGGCGGCTACGGCCCCGCGTACACCTACCAGTGGAGCAAGGACGGCACGGACATCCCCGGCGCCAACGGCGCGACCTATGTGGTCAACCCGGTCACGGCGGCCTCCGGCGGTGTCTACACCTGCGCGGCCGGCGAGGCGGGCATCCGCCCGGCCCAGCTGCCGCTCGTTGTGTCGGATCCCGCCACCCTGCAGACGGCGCCGGCCCTCGCGGTCACCGCGCAGCCCGTGGGCGCCCACCTCTACGTCGGCGAGACCTTCACGGCCACGGTGGCGGCCACCGGTGGTTTTGGGACGCTCACGTACCAGTGGCGCAGGGACGGTGTGGACATCGGCGGGCAGACTGCGGCAACCCTGACCATCACCGGGGTCGGCGCGGCCGACGCCGCGTCTTACACCTGCGCTGTCTCGGACGAGCACACCGCGACCGTCGTCTCCGACGCCGCCGTGCTTCAGGTGTCGCCCAACATCACGATCACGACCCCGCCTGTTGGCGCTGATCTGAACCCGGGTGACTCGTATACCATGACCGCCGCCGCCACGGGCGGCAAGGGTGCCCTGACCTACCGCTGGACCCGCGGCGGGACCGAGGTGGGCTTCGGCCCCAGCTACACCATCGCCTCGGCGGGCATGGCGGATGCCGGCATCTACCGCTGCGAGGTGACGGACAGCGGGACCCCGGTGCCCCAGACCGTGACTTCGAACCCAGCGTTTGTCAACATCAACGCGGTGTTCGGATTCTCGCGTCAGCCTGCAAGCGAGAAGAAGTACATCGGGGAGGACCTCGTCATCAACTGCGAGGTGGTGTTCAACACGGGCGACGTCACCTATGTCTTCTACGACCCGCTCGGGCAGGTGATGGAGGGGTACTTCGCGTGGCCGGTCAATGAGCGCCGTTTGGGCAACCTGCAGGAGGCGAACTCCGGCAACTACTACGTGGTCGTGACGGACGACATGGGCACGCCCACCGACACGTCCGACGATCAGAGCATCACGTCGAACAACGCGCTGATCACAGTGCGGCCGCACCTCCAGATCGTCACGCAGCCGACGGGCGGCGAGGTGCCTCTGGGCGGCTCGGTCACCCTCACGGTGACCACGTCCGGCGGCCACCTGCCCATTGCCTACGAGTGGCGCAAGGAAGGCAGCCCGGCGTCGCTTGGCAACTCGGCGACCCTGATCCTCACCGGTCTGGCAGAAGGCGATGCGGGCACCTACTACGTGATGGCCATGGACAACCACACGGACATCGTCGAGTCGCAGCACGTCCAAGTGTCGGTCAAGAACGTCGGCGCGCCGGCGGCGGCGGGCCTCGGCCTGGCGCTTCTGGCGGCCCTGACCGCCCTCGGCGGGGCGGTGACGATCCGCCGCCGGAAGTAACCGAATCAACAGCGGGCGCCGCTTCGGCGGCGCCCGCTCACGGCAATACAACCGCCGGCCCGCAGAAGCGGGTCGGCGGTTTCTCTATGCCATGAGAGTGCCCATCGCATCCATCGCGCCCAACAGACCTGTCGGACCGGACCCGTCGGACCCGTCGGACCCGTCGGACCCGTCGGATCGGTCGGATCGGTCGGATCGGTCGGGGCGACAGGGGCGGTCGGGGCGACAGCGGTGGATCAGAGGGCGCGGGGGGGCGAAAAAAAAGAACCGGCCCGCCGCAAAGGGCTGCGGCGGGCCGGGGGTGTTTCCGGCAGGCGGGGCGCTTCGGCGCGGCGCCCGTCTGGCTCCTACAGACCGAGCACCGTGTCCATCTCCCTGGAAATCTGCGTCATGCGGTCCTTGTCGCCGCCGTTGACCTCCGCCGTGGCCCAGCCGTTGAAGTCAATGGCCGCCAGTTCCCTGCGGACTTCCGCCCAGTTGGCGCTGCCCTCGCCGATGTTCACGTCGAATCCGGGCCAAAGGCCCTTCTCTTCCATGATCTTCTTGCTGTAGTCCTTGATGTGAATCTTCTTGATCCGCTTGCCCAGCACTCGGACCCACTGCTCGGACCAGCCATAGCGGAGGATGTTGCCCACGTCGAAGTACGCCGCCAGCCAGGGGCTGTCCAGCTCGTCCACGTAGCGTGCCATTTCCAGCGGGCTCAGCAGGAAGTTGTTCCACACGTTCTCGACCAGCAGCGGCACCTTTTTCTCGGCCGCGTAGGGGATGGCCACCTCCCGGTAAACCTTCTGGGACCGGGCGTACAGCTCGTCGTAAAACACCCCGTCCTCCACCTTCCCGGGCACGATCAGCACCGAGTCCGCCCCGACGGCGGCGGCGTAGTCAATGCTCTTGGGGATGTCGTCCAGCGACCAGCCGTGGACCACGCCGTGCACTTTCATGCCCGCCTCCTCGGCGGCCTTGTTCAGCACGTCGGGGTCCACCTCGTTCGGGCCGACTTCAACGCCGTCAAACCCCACCTCCCTGAGCAGCTTGAGCTTGTCGGCCGGGCCGCCGGACACCTTGGCCATGCCCAGCCCCACGGCCTTCTTGATCCGTCCCCTGAGGGAGACGTCCTCCGCGGCGCACGAGACGCCCGAGAGGGCCGTCACCCCCGCTGCCACCGCGGCCATTTTCAAGAAATCGCGTCGTTCCATCTGTTTGCTCCATGGTGCCGGGCCCTTCCGGGCCCGGCGGTTCGCACGGGTTATGTCCTAGAAGTAGCGCCGCCCCTTCTGTCCGGGCACGGGAACGGGGTTGGCCTCCAGGTCGCCGAACTGGAGATCCTCGGGGACCAGCGCCAGGTCGGAGTTCATGCACTGGTCCCAGGTGACCGTCTGGCCGCTGTACGCGGCCATGCGGGCCATCACCGCCGCGGCGTTGCTCTTCACCATGTAGTCGCCGTTGTTGATCACCTCCCCCGCGCGGATCGCGCGGAAAAGGGCGTCCAGCTCGTTCTGGTACATGTCATCGGGCTCCTCGGAGGACCACTTCCACGCGTCCCCGCCCGCGGGCAGGATCGTGTGCTCCTGAATCTTGGCGGTCCCCTTCGTGCCGTAGACATTGTCATACACCGCCGTGACGGCGTTCTCCCACTGGCGGCACGAGCTGAAGGCGCGCACGCCGTTCTCCCACTCGAAGACCGTGTTGAAATGGTCCCAGACATTGCCGTACTTCGCGTCCGTGCGCACCGTGCGCCCACCGCTGGCGGTGGCCTTCGTGGGCGGCGCGTCGCCCATGACCCACATCATCTTGTCCAGGCTGTGGATGTGCTGCTCCACGATGTGGTCGCCCGAAAGCCAGTCGAAGTAGATCCAGTTGCGGAGCTGGTACTCCAGCCGCGACCACTCCTTCTTGTCGCCCCGGTGCCAGAGGCCGCTCGTGTTGTAGACCGTCTCGATGGTGACAATGTCGCCCACCGCCCCGTCCTGGACCCGCTTGATCGTCTCCCGCTTCTTGTTCTCATAGCGGTAGCAGAGGCCCGAAACGACATTCAGCCCCTTCTTCGCCGCCTCCTCGCACGTCGCCCGCACGGCGCGGAGCCCCGGTCCGTCCACCGCCACCGGCTTCTCGCAGAAACAGTGCTTCCCGGCGTCCACCACCGCCTTGAGATGGGCCGGACGGAACGCGGGCGGCGCGGCCAGCACGACCACATCGCACATCTCCAGCAGTTTCTTGTAGCCGTCGAGGCCCGAAAACTTGCCGCCGTCGTCCACGGACACGCGGTCCTTCGCGGGGCCCTTCTTCAGGCTTTTCAGGCTCTCCTCGATGCGGTCGGCAAAACCGTCCGCCATCGCCACCAGCCGCGTGTTGGGGTCCGCCAGCAGGGCGTTCTGCATGGCGCCCGTGCCGCGCCCGCCGCAGCCGATGAGGCCGAGCTTGAGTTCTTCGGCGGAGGCGGCCCGCGCGGCGCGCGACGCCAGGGTCATGCCCGCGAGGGCTGCGCCGCCGGCAATCATGAAATCGCGGCGGCTCTGGGAGGAAATGGACATGCGATGCTCCTGCGGGCGGCCGGCATCAGACCGGTCCGCCGGTTGTCGGTGAACAGGGGAAAACCCTTTTTCCGAAGCCCTATCAAACCACTTTCGCCCCGGCGTTTTCAATCTTGCGGCGGCGAAAAAAGGGCGGTCACGCGCTGTCGGGCGGGCCGGGGCGCGTGTTGCGGCGGGCGGCCTGGAACTTGGCCAGCTTTCCCCGCGTCATGCGGCGGACGACCCACCGCACCAGGCGGGGAGACAGCCGGTTCAGGCGGGCGAGCCACCGCGCATGGGCGGTGATGAACACCACGGGCCTGCGCCGGTGCAGGGCGCGCAGCATGTCCGCCGCCGCCTTCTCCGCCGGCAGGACCAGCCACTGCGGCACCGGGTCGGGATTCCCCGTGTATTTCCCCTCATTGTTGACGCTGCGGATCTCGCTGGCCACGAAGCCCGGGTTGATGCACGTCACGGACACCCCGTGCTCGTCCAGCTCGTGGTAGACCGACTCGGTCAGGGACATCACGGCGGCCTTGCTCGCGTTGTACGCCGACGTGGTGGGGCTGCCAAAGCATCCGGCGAGGCTTCCCACGACGCCCAGCCGCCCCTTTGACCGGATCAGGTGGGGAAGGACCGCCTGGATCGTGGCGATGACGCCGAAGAAATTCACCTCAAACTGGCGCCGGTAGTCCCCGAGGGTCAGCGCCTCCAGGCATCCGGAAACGCCGAATCCCGCGTTGGCGACCACCACGTCTATGCCGCCCAGCGCCTCCGCGGCGGTGTCTGCGGCGGCGCGCAGCCCCTCCGCGTCCGCCACATCGCACGCGCACACCAGCGCGCGCCCCCCGGCGGCCTCAATGTCCCGGCTTACCTGCTCCAGCCGGTCCGGCCGCCGCGCCACCAGGGCCACATTCGCCCCCTCCGCCGCAAAGGCGCGCGCCAGCGCCGCGCCGATGCCCGAAGAGGCCCCCGTGATGAACACCGAAGCGCCCTCAAACCGCCGCATGGCTTTTGTCCTCCCGGGCGCGCCGCCCGAACCTAATGGATACGCTTCAGGGCGCGCCCCTGGTACCAGAGGTTGTTCCCCTTGATCTCCGCGACAATGCTGATGTTCTGCCCCATGGCGCTGGCCGTGGCGCTCACCTGGTTTCCGGAGACGTTCCACGTTCCCCCCACCGCGCCCACCATCTGGTGATGCGCCACCAGCTGCCCCCCGGGGTTTAGCTGAATCTGGATGGTCCCGTAGGGCGTCGGCGCCTGCCAGGCGGTGCCGGGCAGCGTGGCGGCGCTCAGGCCCGACTGCGCGGGCATCGCCGGCGCCGGCTGCGGGGCGAAGGCCTGCGGCGGCGGCGTCTGGGCGGCGGGGGCGGCCGGGGGCGGGGCAAAGGCGGGCCCCGGCGCGGCCGCTGGGGCCGCCGCGGGGGCGGTGGCTGGGGCCGGAGGCTCCCGCAGGGCGTTCATCACCAGCGGCGCGGCCAGAAAGAGCACCACCAGGATGATGACGATGATCGGGAACTTGCTGTTGTCCATGGGTATAACATCCACAGGGGACGGGGGGTGCCGCCAAACCAGACACCAGCCCGCGCCCCTACTCTTGGGATAATACCCCTTTTCGCCGGATGGTTCCACCCCGGGCCGGGCTAACACCTCCTGAACAATTATGGGGTATGATACTTCCAGCATGCCGGACGGTGGCCGGCCTCATGCCGCGGGACGCGGCAAACCCTCCCTTTGGAAACAGCCCATGAACACGCCAAGAAACTACCTTATAGACATGGACGGGGTGCTGGTGCGGGGACGCACGGCGGTCCCCGGCGCGCA is a window encoding:
- a CDS encoding TIM barrel protein, producing the protein MERRDFLKMAAVAAGVTALSGVSCAAEDVSLRGRIKKAVGLGMAKVSGGPADKLKLLREVGFDGVEVGPNEVDPDVLNKAAEEAGMKVHGVVHGWSLDDIPKSIDYAAAVGADSVLIVPGKVEDGVFYDELYARSQKVYREVAIPYAAEKKVPLLVENVWNNFLLSPLEMARYVDELDSPWLAAYFDVGNILRYGWSEQWVRVLGKRIKKIHIKDYSKKIMEEKGLWPGFDVNIGEGSANWAEVRRELAAIDFNGWATAEVNGGDKDRMTQISREMDTVLGL
- a CDS encoding Gfo/Idh/MocA family oxidoreductase, encoding MSISSQSRRDFMIAGGAALAGMTLASRAARAASAEELKLGLIGCGGRGTGAMQNALLADPNTRLVAMADGFADRIEESLKSLKKGPAKDRVSVDDGGKFSGLDGYKKLLEMCDVVVLAAPPAFRPAHLKAVVDAGKHCFCEKPVAVDGPGLRAVRATCEEAAKKGLNVVSGLCYRYENKKRETIKRVQDGAVGDIVTIETVYNTSGLWHRGDKKEWSRLEYQLRNWIYFDWLSGDHIVEQHIHSLDKMMWVMGDAPPTKATASGGRTVRTDAKYGNVWDHFNTVFEWENGVRAFSSCRQWENAVTAVYDNVYGTKGTAKIQEHTILPAGGDAWKWSSEEPDDMYQNELDALFRAIRAGEVINNGDYMVKSNAAAVMARMAAYSGQTVTWDQCMNSDLALVPEDLQFGDLEANPVPVPGQKGRRYF
- a CDS encoding SDR family oxidoreductase; the encoded protein is MRRFEGASVFITGASSGIGAALARAFAAEGANVALVARRPDRLEQVSRDIEAAGGRALVCACDVADAEGLRAAADTAAEALGGIDVVVANAGFGVSGCLEALTLGDYRRQFEVNFFGVIATIQAVLPHLIRSKGRLGVVGSLAGCFGSPTTSAYNASKAAVMSLTESVYHELDEHGVSVTCINPGFVASEIRSVNNEGKYTGNPDPVPQWLVLPAEKAAADMLRALHRRRPVVFITAHARWLARLNRLSPRLVRWVVRRMTRGKLAKFQAARRNTRPGPPDSA